In Marinicauda algicola, one DNA window encodes the following:
- a CDS encoding acetyl-CoA C-acetyltransferase, with translation MTDAYIYDSVRTPRGKGKKNGSLHEITALQLATQQLQAIRDRNDLDTSVVDDVILGCVSPVGEQGANIARAAALNAGYAETASGFQVNRFCASGLEATNLAAAKVMSGEADMAIGGGVEAMSRVPMGSDGGAMVVDPEMAFDHYFVPQGISADLIASKYGYSRADVDAYAMESQRRAKKAWDEGRFRKSIVPVKNQLGLVQLDHDEHMRPETDMQSLGSLKPSFKDLAAFVGLDKVAIQKYPEVERIEFVHHAGNSSGIVDGAAAILVGSREMGEKLGLKPRARIRAMASIGSEPTIMLTGPAPSARKALAKAGMSPDDIDLYEMNEAFAAVVLRFMEDLGVDHSKTNVNGGAIAMGHPLGATGAMILGTLLDELERTGKGTGLATLCVGGGMGTATIIERL, from the coding sequence ATGACCGACGCATACATCTACGATTCCGTGCGCACCCCGCGCGGCAAGGGCAAGAAGAATGGCAGCCTGCACGAGATCACCGCGCTGCAGCTCGCCACCCAGCAGCTCCAGGCCATCCGCGACCGCAACGATCTGGACACGAGCGTCGTCGACGACGTGATCCTGGGCTGCGTGTCGCCGGTGGGCGAGCAGGGCGCCAACATCGCCCGCGCCGCGGCGCTGAATGCCGGCTATGCCGAGACCGCGTCCGGTTTCCAGGTCAACCGGTTCTGCGCCTCGGGCCTGGAAGCGACCAACCTCGCGGCGGCGAAAGTGATGTCCGGCGAGGCCGACATGGCGATCGGGGGCGGGGTGGAAGCCATGAGCCGCGTGCCGATGGGCAGCGATGGCGGCGCCATGGTCGTCGACCCGGAAATGGCCTTCGACCACTACTTCGTGCCGCAGGGCATCTCCGCCGATCTCATCGCCAGCAAGTACGGCTACAGCCGCGCCGACGTGGACGCCTACGCGATGGAGTCCCAGAGGCGCGCCAAGAAGGCCTGGGACGAGGGCCGGTTCAGGAAATCGATCGTCCCGGTGAAGAACCAGCTGGGCCTCGTGCAGCTCGACCATGACGAGCACATGCGCCCGGAGACCGACATGCAGTCGCTGGGCAGCCTCAAGCCCAGCTTCAAGGACCTCGCGGCCTTCGTCGGCCTCGACAAGGTGGCGATCCAGAAATACCCCGAGGTGGAACGCATCGAGTTCGTCCACCACGCCGGCAACTCGTCGGGCATCGTGGACGGTGCCGCGGCGATCCTCGTCGGGTCCAGGGAGATGGGCGAGAAGCTGGGCCTGAAGCCGCGCGCGCGCATCCGCGCCATGGCCTCGATCGGGTCGGAGCCCACCATCATGCTGACCGGCCCGGCCCCGTCGGCCAGGAAGGCGCTCGCCAAGGCCGGCATGAGCCCCGATGACATCGATCTCTACGAGATGAACGAGGCCTTCGCGGCCGTCGTCCTGCGCTTCATGGAAGATCTCGGCGTCGATCACTCCAAGACCAACGTCAATGGCGGCGCGATCGCGATGGGCCATCCGCTCGGCGCGACCGGGGCGATGATCCTTGGGACCCTGCTCGACGAGCTGGAACGCACCGGCAAGGGCACGGGCCTGGCCACGCTCTGCGTCGGCGGCGGCATGGGCACCGCGACGATCATCGAACGGCTCTAG
- a CDS encoding acyl-CoA dehydrogenase family protein produces the protein MNAQQVLQTAKPDWLDQEDVNMFDHAVRGFLTKECLPHGDRWEKEGKVDREIWTKGGEAGLLCPAAPEEYGGAGGDWRHDYVFHMAVSELGVDGWGASLHNSIVGPYVWHYGSEEQKQRIIPKMISGEYVGAIAMTEPGAGSDLQGVKTTAVKDGNGYRINGSKTFITNGGTANLIIVVAKTDPKAGAKGTSLFLVETDKVEGFRRGRNLDKVGLKAQDTAELFFEDMWVPADALLGPEEGKGFIQLMEQLPQERLQIAVQGVGMMKRALAETIEYVKERQAFGKPVIAFQNTQFKLAELKTKATIAEVFCQYCSDLLIKGQLDAATASMAKYWVTDIQCELVDECVQLHGGYGFMNEYPIARMWRDARVQRIYGGTNEIMKLLISRTL, from the coding sequence ATGAACGCGCAGCAGGTCCTTCAGACCGCCAAGCCCGACTGGCTCGACCAGGAGGACGTCAACATGTTCGACCACGCCGTGCGCGGCTTCCTGACCAAGGAATGCCTGCCCCACGGCGATCGCTGGGAGAAGGAAGGCAAGGTCGATCGCGAGATCTGGACCAAGGGCGGGGAGGCCGGCCTGCTCTGCCCCGCCGCGCCGGAGGAATACGGCGGCGCGGGCGGCGACTGGCGTCACGACTACGTGTTCCACATGGCCGTGTCCGAGCTGGGCGTCGATGGCTGGGGCGCCAGCCTGCACAACTCCATCGTCGGGCCCTATGTCTGGCATTACGGCTCGGAGGAGCAGAAGCAGCGCATCATCCCGAAGATGATCTCGGGTGAATATGTCGGCGCGATCGCCATGACCGAACCGGGCGCGGGCAGCGACCTGCAGGGCGTGAAGACGACCGCCGTCAAGGACGGCAACGGCTATCGCATCAACGGCTCGAAGACCTTCATCACCAATGGCGGCACGGCCAATCTCATCATCGTCGTGGCCAAGACCGACCCGAAGGCCGGCGCGAAGGGCACCTCGCTCTTCCTGGTCGAGACCGACAAGGTCGAGGGCTTCCGCCGCGGCCGCAATCTCGACAAGGTAGGCCTCAAGGCCCAGGACACCGCCGAGCTGTTCTTCGAGGACATGTGGGTGCCCGCCGACGCGCTTCTGGGCCCTGAAGAGGGCAAGGGCTTCATCCAGCTGATGGAGCAGCTGCCCCAGGAGCGCCTGCAGATCGCGGTGCAGGGCGTGGGCATGATGAAGCGGGCGCTGGCCGAGACGATCGAGTACGTCAAGGAGCGCCAGGCCTTCGGCAAGCCTGTCATCGCCTTCCAGAACACGCAGTTCAAGCTGGCCGAGCTGAAGACCAAGGCGACGATCGCCGAGGTGTTCTGCCAGTACTGCTCGGACCTGCTGATCAAGGGCCAGCTCGACGCGGCGACCGCCTCGATGGCGAAATACTGGGTCACCGACATCCAGTGCGAGCTCGTCGACGAGTGCGTGCAGCTGCACGGCGGCTACGGCTTCATGAACGAATACCCGATCGCCCGCATGTGGCGCGACGCCCGCGTCCAGCGCATCTACGGCGGCACCAACGAGATCATGAAGCTGCTGATTTCCAGGACGCTCTAA
- a CDS encoding acyl-CoA dehydrogenase C-terminal domain-containing protein, whose protein sequence is MPTYRAPLRDHRFVLNELLNVQQYNDIEGFSEATPDIVDAILEEGGKFCENVLHPLNRKGDEQGCKLRQDGEVVVPEGFAEAYTQFTEGGWTAISADPEFGGQGLPHYLGIAMSEMVTSTNMAFGMYPGLTSGAVHALAVGGSQEQKELYLPRMISGEWSGTMNLTEPHCGTDLGMLRTKAVPNGDGSYAITGQKIWISAGEHPMSRNIVHLVLARIEGAPEGVKGISLFVVPKFLPDEAGNPGERNAVKCGGLEEKMGIHGNATCVMNYDGAKGWLVGEENKGLKIMFIMMNQARLGVGMQGLALAETAYQYSLDFAKDRLQGRSLTGPKNPDGPADPIIVHPDVRRMLLDQKCFVEGARALTFWTALQGDLEEKHPDEAVRERASDYMALLTPIVKAYLTDKGYESVSNGLQVHGGSGFTREWGIEQLLRDARITLIYEGTNGIQALDLVGRKLAMKGMRPINTFFAELDAFVAENQGGGELEPFVKGLAETKAKLQKATNWLVEKGLENFDNAGAASTEYLHLFGLTCFAYMWAKMAKVSVQKLGQDAADPIYDAKLKIGRYFLARWVPQADAHLARIESGAEPLMALAAEAF, encoded by the coding sequence ATGCCGACCTACCGCGCCCCGCTTCGCGACCACCGCTTCGTCCTGAACGAGCTTCTGAACGTCCAGCAATACAACGATATCGAAGGCTTCTCCGAGGCCACGCCCGACATCGTCGACGCCATCCTGGAGGAGGGCGGCAAGTTCTGCGAGAACGTGCTCCACCCCCTGAACCGGAAAGGCGACGAGCAGGGCTGCAAGCTTCGCCAGGACGGCGAGGTCGTCGTGCCCGAGGGCTTCGCCGAGGCCTACACCCAGTTCACCGAAGGCGGCTGGACGGCGATCTCGGCCGATCCCGAGTTCGGCGGGCAGGGCCTGCCGCACTATCTCGGCATCGCCATGAGCGAGATGGTGACCTCCACCAACATGGCCTTCGGCATGTATCCGGGCCTGACCTCCGGGGCGGTGCACGCGCTCGCGGTCGGCGGCAGCCAGGAGCAGAAGGAGCTCTACCTGCCGAGGATGATCTCGGGCGAATGGTCGGGCACGATGAACCTGACCGAGCCCCATTGCGGCACCGATCTCGGCATGCTGCGCACCAAGGCGGTTCCCAATGGCGACGGCTCCTACGCCATCACCGGCCAGAAGATCTGGATCAGCGCCGGCGAGCATCCGATGAGCCGGAACATCGTCCACCTCGTGCTCGCCCGCATCGAGGGCGCGCCGGAGGGCGTGAAGGGCATCTCCCTCTTCGTGGTCCCCAAGTTCCTGCCCGACGAGGCCGGAAATCCCGGCGAGCGCAACGCCGTGAAGTGCGGCGGCCTGGAAGAGAAGATGGGCATTCACGGCAACGCGACCTGCGTCATGAACTATGACGGGGCGAAGGGCTGGCTCGTCGGGGAAGAGAACAAGGGCCTGAAGATCATGTTCATCATGATGAACCAGGCCCGCCTCGGCGTCGGCATGCAGGGCCTGGCGCTCGCCGAGACCGCCTACCAGTACTCGCTCGACTTCGCCAAGGACCGCCTGCAGGGCCGTTCGCTGACGGGGCCGAAGAACCCGGACGGGCCCGCCGATCCGATCATCGTCCACCCCGACGTGCGCCGCATGCTGCTCGACCAGAAATGCTTCGTGGAAGGGGCGCGCGCGCTCACCTTCTGGACCGCGCTGCAGGGCGATCTGGAGGAGAAGCACCCCGACGAGGCGGTGCGCGAGCGGGCCTCGGACTACATGGCCCTGCTCACCCCGATCGTGAAGGCCTACCTCACCGACAAGGGCTATGAGAGCGTGTCGAACGGGCTGCAGGTCCACGGCGGCTCCGGCTTCACCCGCGAATGGGGCATCGAGCAGCTGCTGCGCGATGCGCGCATCACCCTCATCTACGAGGGCACGAACGGCATCCAGGCGCTCGATCTCGTGGGCCGCAAGCTCGCCATGAAGGGCATGCGCCCGATCAACACCTTCTTCGCCGAACTCGACGCCTTCGTGGCCGAGAACCAGGGCGGGGGCGAGCTGGAGCCCTTCGTCAAGGGCCTCGCCGAGACCAAGGCCAAGCTGCAGAAGGCCACCAACTGGCTCGTGGAGAAGGGCCTGGAGAACTTCGACAACGCCGGCGCGGCCTCGACCGAGTACCTGCATCTCTTCGGCCTGACCTGCTTTGCCTACATGTGGGCGAAGATGGCCAAGGTCTCGGTTCAGAAGCTCGGCCAGGACGCCGCCGATCCGATCTACGACGCCAAGCTGAAGATCGGGCGCTATTTCCTGGCGCGCTGGGTGCCCCAGGCCGATGCCCATCTCGCCCGCATCGAGTCCGGCGCCGAGCCGCTCATGGCACTCGCGGCCGAGGCGTTCTGA
- a CDS encoding MerR family transcriptional regulator: MIKPAGPDALFTIRDLAETFDVTARTLRYYEQKGLLTPTRRGATRLYTAADRARLALILRGKRVGFTLDEIKEMLDLEQLDQRGTAHLENSLARFRVRIADLKRQREDIEDSIAELEAGCAWMEDRLANREPPEDIKRRARAFELLAAARLTPWTGAAPE, from the coding sequence ATGATCAAGCCCGCCGGACCCGACGCGCTCTTCACGATCCGCGATCTCGCCGAGACGTTCGACGTCACGGCGCGCACGCTGCGCTACTATGAGCAGAAGGGCCTGCTGACCCCGACGCGGCGCGGCGCGACGCGGCTCTACACGGCCGCCGACCGGGCGCGCCTGGCGCTCATCCTCAGGGGCAAGCGGGTCGGCTTCACGCTCGACGAGATCAAGGAGATGCTCGATCTCGAACAGCTCGACCAGCGCGGCACGGCCCATCTGGAGAACTCGCTCGCCCGGTTCCGGGTGCGCATCGCCGACCTGAAGCGTCAGCGCGAGGATATCGAGGACTCCATCGCCGAGCTGGAAGCCGGCTGCGCCTGGATGGAGGACCGCCTCGCCAACCGCGAGCCGCCCGAGGACATCAAGCGGCGCGCGCGGGCCTTCGAGCTCCTCGCCGCCGCGCGCCTCACCCCCTGGACAGGGGCCGCGCCCGAGTAA
- a CDS encoding VOC family protein: protein MIGYVTLGTNDLKRAAAFYDQIAALLDTPRMMEFDGFIAWGRPGGGAGIGLTRPYDGQPATVGNGVMVALAARDKAHVDEIYRTALANGGTDEGAPGPRGDSGFYAAYFRDPDGNKLNAFFMSFPSSPEGGEG from the coding sequence ATGATCGGCTATGTCACGCTCGGCACCAACGATCTCAAGCGCGCCGCGGCCTTCTACGACCAGATCGCCGCCCTCCTCGACACCCCGCGCATGATGGAGTTCGACGGCTTCATCGCCTGGGGCAGGCCCGGCGGCGGGGCCGGCATCGGCCTGACCAGACCCTATGACGGCCAGCCGGCCACGGTGGGCAATGGCGTGATGGTTGCCCTCGCCGCGCGCGACAAGGCCCATGTCGACGAGATCTACCGCACCGCCCTTGCAAACGGCGGCACCGACGAGGGCGCCCCCGGCCCGCGCGGCGACAGCGGCTTCTACGCCGCCTATTTCCGCGATCCGGACGGCAACAAGCTCAATGCCTTCTTCATGTCGTTCCCGTCGTCTCCCGAAGGCGGCGAAGGATGA
- a CDS encoding recombinase family protein, which produces MKGAKSRPVGVWIRVSTEDQARGQSPATHRARAEQYAEFRQWHIVEVYDLSGVSGKAVMDHPETKRMLGDIKSGRITGLMFSKLARLARNTRELLEFSEIFRQCGADLISLQENIDTSTPAGRLFYTMIAAMAQWEREEIADRIRASVITRAKLGKQIAGNAPFGYMWKDGEVVLDPDQAPVRALIYELFAEHKRKGTVARILNERGFKTSTGKQFTQQGIQYLLRDPSAKGLRRSNYSTAETRGGSVSLKPEEEWQWHTCEPIVSVELWERCNAILDEQAKGRKPGPRGRYLFAGKVKCEADGQTMYVLNENPKFVCRQCRRKIPQDDLEAIFRDQLKAFFFSPEDVAAYLRSTSSDIQKKEAQISVLERERDAITTDREKVLRSYLDDLISMERFGELDKAAEARLRDINVGIASLEGEIAALEVTGASSEDVIQSAQDLYSRWDDLSYEQKRSVIETIVEEIVIGEQEIAIHLHYVPHPSPPSGDDGNDMKKALSLLPSGSRK; this is translated from the coding sequence ATGAAAGGCGCGAAATCGCGGCCGGTAGGCGTATGGATTCGGGTGTCCACTGAGGACCAGGCGCGGGGCCAGAGCCCCGCGACGCACCGGGCGCGTGCCGAGCAATATGCAGAGTTCCGCCAGTGGCACATCGTCGAGGTCTACGACCTCTCTGGGGTCTCGGGCAAAGCGGTCATGGACCATCCGGAGACCAAGCGGATGCTCGGGGACATCAAGAGCGGCCGGATCACCGGCCTCATGTTCTCCAAGCTCGCACGTCTCGCGCGCAATACGCGGGAGCTTCTGGAATTCTCAGAGATCTTCCGCCAGTGCGGCGCGGACCTGATTTCGCTTCAGGAGAACATTGACACGTCGACGCCGGCCGGCCGGCTCTTCTACACGATGATCGCCGCGATGGCGCAGTGGGAACGGGAGGAGATCGCCGATCGCATTCGTGCCTCGGTTATCACGCGCGCAAAGCTCGGCAAGCAGATCGCGGGCAACGCACCCTTTGGGTACATGTGGAAGGATGGAGAAGTGGTCCTCGATCCGGATCAGGCGCCGGTGCGCGCGCTCATCTACGAACTCTTCGCCGAGCACAAGCGCAAAGGCACCGTGGCGCGCATTCTCAATGAGCGGGGCTTCAAGACCTCGACCGGCAAGCAATTTACCCAGCAGGGCATTCAATATCTGCTTCGCGATCCCTCCGCGAAGGGACTCCGTCGGTCGAACTATTCGACCGCTGAGACGCGAGGCGGGTCGGTGTCGCTCAAACCCGAGGAGGAGTGGCAGTGGCACACGTGCGAGCCGATCGTCTCCGTCGAGCTATGGGAGCGCTGCAATGCGATCCTCGACGAGCAGGCGAAGGGGAGGAAGCCCGGTCCGCGCGGTCGCTACCTCTTCGCCGGTAAGGTCAAGTGCGAGGCGGACGGGCAGACGATGTACGTTCTCAATGAGAACCCGAAATTCGTCTGCCGGCAGTGCCGGCGCAAAATCCCTCAGGATGACCTTGAAGCGATCTTCCGCGATCAGCTGAAGGCATTCTTCTTCTCACCCGAGGACGTGGCGGCATATCTGCGCAGCACGTCGAGCGACATTCAAAAGAAGGAAGCGCAGATCAGCGTTCTGGAGCGCGAGCGCGATGCGATCACGACGGATCGCGAGAAGGTGCTCCGAAGCTATCTCGACGATCTCATATCGATGGAGCGCTTCGGCGAACTCGATAAAGCCGCCGAAGCCAGACTCCGCGATATAAATGTGGGCATTGCTTCGCTCGAGGGAGAGATCGCCGCTCTGGAGGTCACGGGGGCCTCAAGCGAGGACGTGATCCAGAGCGCCCAGGACCTCTACAGCCGCTGGGATGACCTCTCCTACGAGCAGAAGCGGTCGGTCATAGAGACCATCGTGGAGGAGATCGTGATCGGCGAACAGGAGATCGCGATCCACCTCCACTACGTTCCTCATCCTTCGCCGCCTTCGGGAGACGACGGGAACGACATGAAGAAGGCATTGAGCTTGTTGCCGTCCGGATCGCGGAAATAG
- a CDS encoding tyrosine-type recombinase/integrase has product MLRDKFGYRKYLTPAERSRFLAAAERRGGDVGAFCALLGYTGCRISEALELTGAQIDWADQAIVFRSLKKRREDHYRGVPVPEGFLARLASLDCAASARLHRRLWPWSRTTAWTRIKETMVEAEIVGRHASPKGLRHGFGVAATQRGVPLNIVQRWLGHANIEMTAIYADAIGEEERALAARLWERDAA; this is encoded by the coding sequence ATGCTTCGCGATAAATTTGGTTATCGAAAATATCTCACTCCCGCTGAGCGATCACGGTTTTTGGCTGCTGCAGAAAGACGTGGTGGTGATGTGGGCGCATTCTGTGCGCTTCTCGGCTATACCGGCTGCAGGATCAGCGAGGCGCTCGAATTGACAGGCGCGCAGATAGACTGGGCCGATCAGGCGATCGTGTTCCGGTCGTTGAAGAAGCGTCGAGAGGATCACTATCGCGGAGTGCCGGTGCCGGAGGGATTTCTTGCCAGGCTCGCGAGCCTGGACTGCGCGGCGTCAGCCAGACTACATCGAAGGCTCTGGCCCTGGTCTCGCACTACCGCTTGGACGCGGATTAAGGAGACGATGGTTGAGGCCGAGATCGTCGGTCGGCACGCTTCCCCTAAAGGCCTGCGTCACGGCTTCGGAGTCGCCGCTACGCAACGCGGCGTGCCGCTCAATATCGTGCAGCGTTGGCTTGGCCACGCGAACATCGAAATGACCGCCATCTATGCCGATGCGATCGGCGAGGAGGAGCGCGCCTTAGCGGCGCGTCTCTGGGAGCGTGATGCCGCCTGA
- a CDS encoding SIR2 family protein — MMTASGLDPDFYSIIVGRPNTPVSLPISINDENQDQNINDLAESLRSSDLWLHLGAGVSIASGAPSWENLFARTVSTTIEQKYPESRISSALPGPLERNLRIIELFDRNRILFLHQLRLNLYQKMNMKSRNASPDFIEIFLNIDSKIRCHNIVTYNYDDLVERRIKRAQGRLIKSRSIFSQRSYDKFQTFEGLKIYHPHGYISRSMPIDMIVDQKIAFSEREYNNIYRSNINWRNFIHTSNAAADDRPICRLFFGFSFSDTNVRALLEIDQSEGSQKSKLFALMKAKPHEITRGKLTYKNSLVHIDLLSLGVRPIWWALPGHLKNIAKKIGAL, encoded by the coding sequence ATGATGACCGCGAGCGGACTTGATCCCGATTTTTACTCGATAATTGTCGGGCGGCCAAACACGCCGGTGTCCCTTCCAATCTCGATTAATGACGAAAATCAAGACCAAAACATCAACGATCTCGCAGAATCTCTGCGCTCCAGCGATTTATGGCTCCACCTAGGTGCTGGTGTATCGATCGCGTCCGGGGCACCGAGTTGGGAAAATCTTTTCGCGCGAACAGTCTCCACTACGATTGAGCAGAAATACCCGGAATCTAGAATTTCGTCGGCGCTACCTGGCCCCCTAGAGAGAAACTTACGAATTATCGAGCTGTTTGATCGAAACCGTATACTCTTTTTGCACCAATTACGACTAAATTTATATCAGAAAATGAATATGAAATCGCGCAATGCCTCTCCTGACTTTATTGAAATTTTTCTTAATATCGATAGCAAAATTCGGTGCCACAATATTGTGACATATAATTATGATGACCTAGTGGAAAGACGCATTAAGCGCGCACAAGGCCGCTTAATAAAATCGAGATCAATATTCTCTCAACGATCATACGATAAATTTCAAACCTTCGAGGGATTAAAAATATATCATCCACATGGATACATTTCACGGTCCATGCCAATAGATATGATTGTTGACCAAAAAATTGCATTTTCTGAGCGTGAATACAATAATATTTATCGCTCTAACATTAATTGGAGAAATTTTATTCACACGTCGAACGCAGCAGCCGATGACCGACCGATATGCAGATTATTTTTCGGATTCTCGTTCTCCGATACAAACGTTCGAGCGCTGTTAGAAATAGATCAATCGGAAGGGTCTCAAAAGTCGAAGTTGTTTGCATTAATGAAGGCGAAGCCGCATGAAATTACCAGAGGGAAACTGACTTACAAGAACAGCCTCGTCCACATAGACCTTTTATCTCTAGGAGTCAGACCAATCTGGTGGGCACTTCCTGGTCACTTAAAAAATATCGCTAAGAAAATCGGAGCGCTCTAA
- a CDS encoding type IV secretory system conjugative DNA transfer family protein, which produces MRIVILGEAIKLAHLNDRLIDECEAERLNTTRHEDSATCARLPKRIVELGKSQLLLKLIHHDLTNDSDTPPGVIVIDSQGDLIYTLSRLALFDPNGAGSLADRLIIVDPVDVEYPIALNLFAFDHARLEGYSRADRERVLNSVIDLYEYFFSALLGAELTQKQGVVFRYLARLMAIIPDATIQTLRQLMEDGKPFRPYMDQLEGSAKHFFETEFFSPSFAATKKQILRRLWGVLANPVFERMFSHPENRLDLFKAMNEGKIVLINTAKDLLKAEGCSIFGRFFIAKIAQAALERATIPEDKRRPTFVYVDEAHEYFDETFEHLFNQARKYRVGLHIACQNLDQMPARLRATVMASTALKFAGGVSAKDARALADDMNTTAEFISGMRKRRGRSEIAASIRNRTSRALRVNVELGQVNVMPTIGDGAYQTLIEKNRNLYSATLDEVDRFVATSARSGRGRAPSDEAPPERHPERSAYTRGHRADVPDPRPISGASTVSLAAPAQRHQEIDAYVAGVGGRRHKQLQEFVRKLAQERGYKATVEHRILGGEGVVDVALEGGTRRIAVEISVSTNTAHEKANIEKAFKAGFHEVLVIVSDEARWNSFKEHLTSKLGSCAGQKLSVILANQIEDALDQRLPMGRSPERSVRGWKVTIHSGAPTAVGLNDLKSELMRAITKPPPKT; this is translated from the coding sequence ATGAGGATCGTTATCCTCGGTGAAGCGATCAAACTGGCGCATCTTAACGATCGCCTGATTGATGAATGCGAGGCCGAGCGCCTCAACACCACCCGTCATGAAGATTCGGCCACCTGTGCCAGATTGCCGAAGCGCATCGTTGAGTTGGGCAAGAGCCAGCTCCTCCTCAAGCTTATCCACCACGACCTGACAAACGATAGCGATACGCCGCCGGGCGTGATCGTCATCGATAGCCAGGGCGACTTGATCTACACGCTCTCCCGGCTTGCGCTCTTTGATCCGAATGGGGCGGGCTCCCTCGCGGATCGGCTGATCATCGTCGATCCGGTCGATGTCGAGTATCCGATCGCGCTCAATCTCTTCGCCTTCGATCACGCGCGTCTTGAGGGATACAGCCGGGCTGATCGAGAGCGGGTCCTCAACTCCGTGATCGATCTTTATGAGTATTTCTTTTCCGCGCTCCTGGGCGCCGAGCTGACGCAGAAGCAAGGCGTCGTCTTCCGCTACCTCGCACGTCTCATGGCGATCATTCCCGATGCGACGATCCAAACGCTGCGCCAGCTGATGGAGGACGGGAAGCCCTTTCGACCGTATATGGATCAGCTTGAGGGCTCGGCGAAGCACTTCTTCGAGACCGAATTCTTCTCACCCAGCTTTGCCGCGACGAAGAAGCAAATTCTGCGGCGCCTCTGGGGCGTGCTCGCCAATCCGGTTTTCGAGCGGATGTTTTCTCATCCTGAAAACCGCCTCGATCTCTTCAAGGCGATGAACGAGGGCAAGATCGTTCTCATCAACACCGCCAAGGATCTTCTCAAAGCTGAGGGCTGCTCGATCTTTGGCCGCTTTTTCATCGCAAAGATCGCCCAGGCCGCGCTTGAGCGCGCGACGATCCCCGAGGACAAGCGTCGGCCGACCTTCGTCTACGTCGACGAGGCGCACGAGTATTTCGACGAGACGTTCGAGCACCTGTTCAACCAGGCGCGCAAATACCGCGTCGGGCTCCACATCGCCTGCCAGAACCTCGATCAGATGCCGGCGCGTTTACGAGCGACGGTGATGGCATCCACGGCATTGAAATTTGCTGGCGGGGTGTCCGCAAAGGATGCGCGTGCTCTTGCCGACGACATGAACACGACTGCTGAATTTATCAGCGGGATGCGGAAGCGCCGCGGCCGAAGTGAGATTGCCGCTTCGATCCGCAATCGAACCTCCCGCGCGCTTCGCGTGAATGTCGAGCTGGGCCAGGTCAACGTGATGCCGACGATCGGCGATGGCGCCTACCAAACGCTTATCGAGAAAAACCGGAACCTCTATTCCGCCACGCTCGACGAGGTGGACCGGTTCGTCGCCACATCCGCCCGCTCTGGACGAGGAAGGGCTCCGTCAGATGAAGCGCCTCCTGAGCGGCACCCTGAAAGGTCTGCGTATACCAGAGGCCACCGGGCCGATGTTCCTGACCCTCGGCCGATAAGCGGAGCCAGCACCGTTTCTTTGGCCGCTCCGGCTCAGCGTCATCAGGAGATCGACGCCTATGTTGCCGGGGTAGGGGGAAGGCGGCACAAGCAGCTACAGGAGTTCGTGCGCAAGCTTGCGCAAGAGCGGGGCTATAAGGCGACGGTCGAGCACCGCATTCTTGGGGGAGAAGGCGTTGTAGATGTCGCGCTTGAGGGCGGCACCCGCAGGATCGCGGTGGAGATTTCTGTATCCACCAACACCGCCCACGAGAAAGCTAATATAGAGAAGGCGTTCAAGGCAGGCTTTCACGAGGTACTCGTTATAGTCTCTGATGAAGCGCGTTGGAATTCGTTCAAGGAGCACCTGACGAGCAAGCTAGGCTCTTGCGCTGGCCAAAAGCTATCGGTGATATTGGCAAACCAAATCGAAGACGCACTAGATCAAAGATTGCCAATGGGCCGGTCACCCGAGAGATCGGTTCGGGGATGGAAAGTGACAATACACTCCGGCGCACCGACAGCTGTTGGCTTAAACGATCTAAAGTCCGAACTCATGCGTGCGATCACGAAACCCCCTCCAAAAACTTAG
- a CDS encoding DUF3768 domain-containing protein: MRQFDRFTEDNDPHGEHDFGSFELEGERLFWKIDYYDTTLEKASPDPANPSLTTRVLTLMLASEY; encoded by the coding sequence ATGCGCCAGTTTGATCGCTTCACCGAGGATAACGATCCTCATGGCGAGCACGACTTCGGGAGCTTCGAGCTTGAAGGCGAGCGGCTCTTCTGGAAGATCGACTACTATGACACGACGCTGGAAAAAGCGTCACCTGACCCGGCAAATCCGTCCCTTACGACACGGGTGCTGACCCTCATGCTCGCAAGCGAGTACTGA
- a CDS encoding DUF6527 family protein, with the protein MNLLTDTRPCWHVIMHDDGTSSLRPSVWRKKHCGSHFWFRHGRVHWC; encoded by the coding sequence ATGAACCTGCTCACCGACACGCGGCCTTGTTGGCACGTAATTATGCACGATGACGGGACGAGCAGCCTTCGACCATCCGTCTGGCGCAAAAAGCACTGTGGCTCACACTTTTGGTTTCGCCACGGTCGCGTTCACTGGTGTTGA